CCGCGTATCTCGCGATCGGGATCATGGTCTACTTCGTCGTCACGGGGCTCGGCGAGATGGCCGCACTGATGCCGGTATCGGGCTCGTTCGCGATCTACGGCGAGAAGTACGTCGACGAAGGCTTCGGCGTCGCGCTGGGCTGGACCTACTGGTACAGCTGGGCGGTGACGATCGCGATCGAGCTGGTCGCCGCGCAGATCGTGATGCGCTACTGGTTTCCGTCGGTGCCGGGCGTGTGGTGGGGCGCGGGCTTCCTCGTGCTGGTCTTCCTGCTCAATACGCTGTCGGTGCGCGGCTTCGGCGAATCGGAATACTGGTTCTCGCTGATCAAGGTCGTCACCGTGATCGCGTTCATCGCGGCCGGGCTGCTGATCGCGGCCGGCGTGCTGGGCGACGGGCATACCGGCAGCGGGTATGCCGGCACCGGGCATACCGTCGGCTGGCGCAACTTCACGACCGGCGACGCGCCGTTCGTCGGCGGCGTGCACGCGATGATGAGCGTCGCGCTGATCGCGGGCTTCTCGTTCCTCGGCACCGAGCTGGTCGGCATCACGGCCGGCGAATCGGAAAACCCGCGCAAGACGATTCCGCGCGCGGTGAAGCAGATCTTCTGGCGGATCATGCTGTTCTACGTGCTCGCGATCTTCGTGATCGGCCTGCTCGTGCCGTACACCGATCCGAACCTGCTGAAGAGCGACGTGACCGATGTCGGCGTGAGCCCGTTTACGCTGGTGTTCAGCCACGCGGGGTTCCCGCTCGCCGCCGGCGCGATGAATCTGGTGATCCTGACGGCCGTGTTGTCGGCCGGCAATTCCGGCACCTACGCGGCGACGCGGATGCTGTACAACCTCGCGTCGGAAGGGCGCGCGCCGGCGATGTTCGCGACGCTGTCGCCGGGCGGCGTGCCGCGCAACGCGCTGTACGCGACGATGGCCGTCGGCGGGTTGTGCTTCCTCACGTCGCTGACCAACAACCAGCGCATCTATCTGTGGCTGCTGAATACGGTCGGCATCACCGGCTTCATCGCGTGGCTCGGCATTGCGGTCTGCCATTACCGGTTCCGCAAGGGATTCCTGAAGCAGGGCTATCGGCTCGATCAGCTGCCGTATCGCGCGAAATGGTTTCCGTTCGGGCCGTTGTTCGCGATCGCGATCTGCATCGTCATTTCGCTCGGCCAGGATTACCAGGCGTTTTTCGCGGCACGCATCGACTGGATGGAAGTGCTGTCGATCTATGTGTGGATTCCGCTGTTCGTCGCGATCTGGTGGGCGTATCGCCGCGCGCGCAAGAGCCGGCTCGTGCGCTACGAGGAGATGGACATCGGGCCGTGGCTCACGCGCTCGGTCGAGGCCGTCGACGCGGCCGCCGCGCAGCACGGGCAGCCGCATTGATCCTGCGTGAAATCCGCCCGCGCGCGCACTTTCCGCGGTACGTGCCCGGCCGTTACTTGTCCAGCTCCGGATAGTGCCGGAAGATCCCCATGTCGTTGAACGGGATGCGGCGTTCCGACTCGAGGTAGCGCGCGACCGGCGGATGCTGCGCGACGCGATCGTGCAGCGCGACCAGCGCCGCGACCTTGCGCTCCGCGCGCTTCATCGCTTTCGGGAACGCGTAGCGCAGGCCCTCGATCAACTGGAACATCGTCAGGTCCGCATAGGTGAGCGCGCTGCCGGCGATATAGCCGCTCTTGTGGGGATTCTGTTCGAGCAGGCGATCGAAGTAGCCGAGGAATTTCGGCAGCCGGTTCTCGAGGAAATCGGCGGCGCGCTCGGCTGCTTCCGCTTGCTGGTCCTCGTAGTAGAGGCCGCTGCCGATCGGATGGTGGGTGTCGTGGATCTCGGTGACGAAATCGGCGGCGGTCAGCTGGATCTGGTGCACCCACAGCCGGCCGGCTTCGTCGTCAGGCGCGAGCCCGAGCCGCGCGCCGAGAAACAGCAGGATGTTCGCGGTCTGCCCGACGACCACGTCGCCGGCCTTCAGGAACGGCGGCGCGAACGGCACGCATTCGGCCTTCGCGCTGTCCATCATGCGCATCATGGCCGACACGCCCATTCCGCGCCCCGATTCGCGCGCGACGTCGACGTAATCGGCCTCGGCCGCCTCGAGCGCGAGCCGCACGTATTCGCCGCGGCCCTGGATCTCGGGCCAGTAATAGAGTTCGTATTGCATGCAAGTCTCCTGTCCGGTCGATGCGCCGGGATGCACGCATCGCGATGGCGGGGAGGGCGGCAGCACGCCGCCCGTTGCGAATAGACAGTCTATGAGATCGAGTGCGAAATGCCAGTGGCGCCGCGTGTCATGGGCGGCGTTCGTCGCAGCCATTCGGCCGGTCTCCGGTGAATGACGACCTGCGTCGTGTCGGGGCCACGCATCGTATGCCTGCTGACGGTTCGCATGGCTTGATTCGGAAATGATCATTTCCTATAATGCCGCATGGCTACGAAAATTGCAGCGAACGTTGGCAGGCCGCGAGAGTTCGATATGGATGAAGCGCTGGACGGCTTCATCCGCGTCTTTCGCGAGCGTGGCTATCATGCGACTTCTATCGGCGACCTGTCCCGGGAGACGGGGCTCACCGCCGGCAGTCTTTACAAGGCCTTTGCCGACAAGAACGCCATATTCGTTGCCGCGTTGAACCGGTACATCGATCGGCGCGTAAGCGAGCTCAACATGATCCTTGCCGATGAAAAAAACGGACGGGACAAGGTGCGAGCGCTCCTGCGCTTTTACGCGGACGTCTCGCATGGAGACGAGGGTCGAAAGGGCTGTCTGGTCGTCGCCGGCGCCATTGTTCTGAGTACGCTGGATAGTGAGATCGCCGGTATCGTCCACAAATCGATGCAGAGGATCGAGCGTCTCCTTCGCGATTTGATCAAGCAAGGGCAGGCCGATGGATCCGTCGATGCCGCGCTGAACGCGCAAGCCGCGTCGAGCTGTCTGTTTGCCATGGTGCAGGGGCTTCGAGTGGTGGGGAAGCTCGGCCAGAGCCGGAGCGACATGTCGATGCTGGTTGACGAGGCAATGCGGCTGCTCGACTAAGGTTTCTGCGTTACCGGACCGGTGACTCGATGTGAAATAGCACGCGAAACCGCGCGTGCGCGTGGTCCGGTTTCGCCGAATTGGGAAATGAGTAT
This is a stretch of genomic DNA from Burkholderia cenocepacia. It encodes these proteins:
- a CDS encoding TetR/AcrR family transcriptional regulator — translated: MATKIAANVGRPREFDMDEALDGFIRVFRERGYHATSIGDLSRETGLTAGSLYKAFADKNAIFVAALNRYIDRRVSELNMILADEKNGRDKVRALLRFYADVSHGDEGRKGCLVVAGAIVLSTLDSEIAGIVHKSMQRIERLLRDLIKQGQADGSVDAALNAQAASSCLFAMVQGLRVVGKLGQSRSDMSMLVDEAMRLLD
- a CDS encoding glutathione S-transferase, encoding MQYELYYWPEIQGRGEYVRLALEAAEADYVDVARESGRGMGVSAMMRMMDSAKAECVPFAPPFLKAGDVVVGQTANILLFLGARLGLAPDDEAGRLWVHQIQLTAADFVTEIHDTHHPIGSGLYYEDQQAEAAERAADFLENRLPKFLGYFDRLLEQNPHKSGYIAGSALTYADLTMFQLIEGLRYAFPKAMKRAERKVAALVALHDRVAQHPPVARYLESERRIPFNDMGIFRHYPELDK
- a CDS encoding amino acid permease, with translation MDAMQAAAETAAPSGTTLKRRLQGRHIAMIAIGGSIGTGLFVASGASVAQAGPGGAIAAYLAIGIMVYFVVTGLGEMAALMPVSGSFAIYGEKYVDEGFGVALGWTYWYSWAVTIAIELVAAQIVMRYWFPSVPGVWWGAGFLVLVFLLNTLSVRGFGESEYWFSLIKVVTVIAFIAAGLLIAAGVLGDGHTGSGYAGTGHTVGWRNFTTGDAPFVGGVHAMMSVALIAGFSFLGTELVGITAGESENPRKTIPRAVKQIFWRIMLFYVLAIFVIGLLVPYTDPNLLKSDVTDVGVSPFTLVFSHAGFPLAAGAMNLVILTAVLSAGNSGTYAATRMLYNLASEGRAPAMFATLSPGGVPRNALYATMAVGGLCFLTSLTNNQRIYLWLLNTVGITGFIAWLGIAVCHYRFRKGFLKQGYRLDQLPYRAKWFPFGPLFAIAICIVISLGQDYQAFFAARIDWMEVLSIYVWIPLFVAIWWAYRRARKSRLVRYEEMDIGPWLTRSVEAVDAAAAQHGQPH